The following proteins come from a genomic window of Coregonus clupeaformis isolate EN_2021a chromosome 2, ASM2061545v1, whole genome shotgun sequence:
- the pfdn6 gene encoding prefoldin subunit 6, which yields MAEAIQKKLQSELEKYQQMQKDVSKSMSARQKLEAQVTENNIVKEELDLLDTQNTVYKLIGPVLVKQDLEEAKATVAKRLEYINGEIQRYETLLKDMEKKSDQHREVLSSLQQEYQRAQGLAVGKA from the exons ATGGCAGAGGCGATTCAGAAGAAATTACAATCGGAGCTTGAAAAATACCAGCAGATGCAAAAAG ATGTTAGTAAGAGCATGTCAGCCAGGCAGAAACTGGAGGCTCAGGTGACAGAGAATAATATAGTCAAAGAG GAGTTGGACTTGTTGGACACCCAGAACACAGTTTACAAGCTTATAGGTCCAGTTCTGGTGAAGCAAGACTTGGAGGAAGCCAAAGCCACTGTGGCAAAGAGGCTAGAATACATAAATGGGGAGAT TCAAAGATACGAGACTCTACTAAAGGACATGGAGAAGAAGTCTGATCAGCACCGTGAGGTCCTGTCTAGTCTGCAGCAAGAATACCAGAGGGCTCAGGGCCTGGCTGTGGGCAAGGCCTGA
- the LOC121536232 gene encoding ER membrane protein complex subunit 5: protein MASSFWKGVVCVGLFALAHAAFSAAQHRSYMRLTEKENENLPVDIVLQTLLAFVLTIYGIVHIAGEFKEMDASSELKNKTFDTLRNHPSFYMFNHRGRVLFCSPDPEASAVPNPQALPNPLRLRKLEHLH from the exons ATGGCTTCGTCTTTTTGGAAAGGTGTTGTATGTGTTGGTCTATTTGCCTTGGCTCATGCAGCTTTCTCAGCGGCGCAAC ATCGATCCTACATGCGTCTGACAGAAAAAGAAAATGAAAACCTACCAGTAGAT ATTGTCTTACAGACTTTGTTAGCGTTTGTTCTGACCATTTATGGTATAGTCCACATCGCTGGAGAGTTTAAAGAAATGGATGCCTCCTCAGAGCTGAAAAACAA GACATTTGACACATTGAGGAACCACCCATCTTTCTACATGTTCAATCATCGGGGTAGGGTGCTCTTCTGCTCCCCCGACCCAGAGGCTTCCGCCGTCCCGAACCCACAGGCCCTGCCCAACCCCCTGCGGCTACGCAAACTGGAGCATTTGCACTGA
- the her5 gene encoding hairy-related 5, with protein METVLPDQKDVRRVPKPLMEKRRRDRINHSLETLRLLLLENTRNEKLKNPKVEKAEILESVVNFLRTEQEGEQQHQPMKRGHSKDGGEEQRSPCKRKQQNYREGMRSCLLRVSHFIATKSQELDEPSHDADALPQRSPMGLTHPPSSAQLHGTSPSTPDQTPLLGQQLPQPHPGPGLTRPSQRTGLGNRESPSPSKSYMEHSDSVWRPWPQQ; from the exons ATGGAGACTGTGCTCCCAGATCAAAAAGACGTAAGAAGG GTCCCCAAACCTCTCATGGAGAAACGGAGGAGAGATCGTATCAACCACAGTCTGGAAACCTTGCGACTTCTGTTGTTGGAGAACACACGTAATGAG AAACTGAAGAATCCCAAGGTGGAAAAGGCAGAGATTTTGGAGAGTGTGGTCAACTTCCTGAGGACAGAGCAGGAAGGAGAACAACAGCATCAGCCAATGAAAAGAGGCCACTCCAAAGATGGTGGGGAAGAGCAGAGGTCCCCCTGCAAGAGGAAGCAGCAGAACTACCGTGAGGGCATGAGGTCATGCCTACTAAGAGTCAGCCACTTTATAGCCACCAAGAGCCAGGAGTTGGATGAGCCCAGCCACGATGCTGATGCCCTACCTCAGAGGTCCCCCATGGGGCTCACCCATCCTCCATCATCTGCCCAGCTCCATGGTACATCACCTTCCACCCCCGACCAAACTCCTCTGCTTGGGCAGCAGCTGCCACAGCCTCACCCGGGCCCAGGTCTGACCAGGCCATCCCAGAGAACTGGCCTCGGTAACAGAGAGAGTCCTTCCCCCTCCAAGTCGTACATGGAGCACAGTGACTCTGTGTGGAGGCCATGGCCACAGCAGTGA